The following nucleotide sequence is from Solidesulfovibrio carbinolicus.
GCCTGCCCGTGGACAAGAAAGCCTAAAGCGGGCGCAACCTTACCATTTCTGGAGAGAAGTGAGGATCGACCATGGCCAAGTATCCGCCACCGGAAGAACTGATCAAGATCAACTACACCACGCCGGTCAAGTCGTGGATGGACACCAAGACAGCTTTTAAACCGGGCAACTTCAGCTACCCGGGCAAGCCCGATATCCTCAAGTACCTGGGGATGCCCAACCCCCGCGAGTGGACGCCCACCGACGACGACTGGAAGCTGCCGCCCGACTGGCAGCGCATCGTCATGGAGAAGTTCCGCGAGAAGCTCAAGAAGTACCGCTCGTTTAAGATCTTCATGGACATCTGCGTGCGCTGCGGCGCCTGCGCCGACAAGTGCCACTTCTTCATCGGCGGCGGCGATCCGAAAAACATGCCGGTGCTGCGCGCGGAACTGTTGCGCTCCATCTACCGCGGCGAGTTCTCGGCGGCCGCCAAGGTGCTCGGCAAGCTGGCCGGCGCCCGCAAGCTCGAAGAAGACGTCATCAAGGAATGGTTCCTGTACTTCTACCAGTGCACGGAATGCCGCCGGTGTTCGCTTTTCTGCCCCTACGGCATCGACACCGCCGAAATCACCATGATGGCCCGCGAGCTGCTCCATGAAGTGGGCTGCAACATCAACTGGATCCTCGAACCGGCCGCCAACTGCAACCGCACCGGCAACCACCTCGGCATCCAGCCCCACGCCTACAAGGACATGATGGATTTCCTCTGCGACGACATCGAGGAAATCACCGGCAAGCGCATCCGGCCCAACGTGAACAAGAAGGGTTGCGAAATCCTTTTTATCACGCCGTCCGGCGACATCTTTGCCGACCCGGGCATCTACACCTACATGGGCTACCTGATCCTGTTCGAGCACCTGGGCCTGGACGTCACCTGGAGCACCTACGCTTCCGAGGGCGGCAACTTCGGCCTTTTCACCTCGGACAAGATGATGAAAAAGCTCAACGCCAAGATGTACGCCGAGGCCGAACGCCTGGGCGCCAAATGGATTCTTGGCGGCGAGTGCGGCCACATGTGGCGCGTGATCAACCAGTACATGTCCACCATGAACGGCCCGGCCGACTTCCTGGAAACCCCGGTGTCCCCCATCACCGGCACCAAGTTCGACGCCGCCGCCGGCACCAAGATGCTCCACATCGCGGAGTTCACCGCCGACCTGATCAAGCACGGCAAGCTCAACCTTGATCCGTCGCGCAACGACAACTTCAAGACCACCTTCCACGATTCCTGCAACCCTGCCCGCGGCATGGGTCTTTTTGAAGAACCCCGCTACGTGCTCAAAAACGTCTGCCGGTACTTCTACGAAATGCCCGAAAACACCATCCGCGAGCAGACCTTCTGCTGCGGCGGCGGCGCGGGCCTCAACAACGAAGAGTTCACCGAGACGCGCCTGCGCGGCGGCCTGCCCCGGGGCAACGCGGTCAAGTATGTGCGCGATCGGCACGGCGTCAACAACCTGGCCTGCGTCTGCGCCATCGACCGTGCCACGTTGCCGCCTCTGTGCGACTACTGGGCTCCGGGTGTCGGCGTCTCCGGCCTGCATGAGTTGGTGGGCAATGCGATCATCCTCGACGGCGAGAAGAAGCGCACCACCGATCTCAGGCAAAACCCCCTGCCGGGGATGGAGGACGAGGAGGAATAACCTATGTACAATGCCAAATATATCATACCAGGCATTATCTTCTTCCTGGCCCTCGCCTTCGCTCCCGTGGTCTACAACATGGGCCACAAGTTTGAAGTGACGCCGGAGCTGCCCAAGGATCAGAAGGACTGCGTGCTGCCGACCCAGGAAATGCGCGACAAGCACATGCAACTGCTCAACGAATGGCGCAACGAAGCCGTTCGCGACGGCAACCGCATCTTCGTCAACGCCAAAGGCCAGAAATACGTCAAGAGCCTGACCAACACCTGCATGTCCTGCCACACGGACAAGGCCAAGTTCTGTGACCGTTGCCACGACACGGTAGGCGTGGCCCCCTATTGCTGGGATTGCCACAACCTCACGCCAGACCAGAAGTCGCCCATTCCCCCCGTCGCGCAAGCGGCCTCGGGCGGGCACTAGGCCGGCGTCGGCGACACCACCACTCAAGGGGACCTTACCATGAAAAGCAACAGACGAGAGTTCCTGAAGCTGGCCGCCGTCTCCGCCATGGGGATCGGCGCCGCCCGGCTCGGTTTCCTCGGCGACGCCCCGGCGTTCGCCGAGAGCGTGCCCACGGCCGCCAACTTCGAAGAGGGCCTGAAGGCCAAACACTGGGGCATGGCGATTTTCACCGCCAAGATGACCCCGGAGATGAACGCCAAATGCCGCAAGGCCTGCCATACCGAGCACAACGTGCCCGACATCGCCGGCCCCAAGGAGATCAAGTGGTTCTGGGGAGCCAACTTCGAGGAGTCCTTCCCCACCGAGCACGGCCACTACCTGTCCGAGGAGATCGAGCACCGGCAGTTTCCGCTGCTGTGCAACCAGTGCGAAACCCCCATGTGCGTCAAGGTCTGCCCCACCCAGGCGACCTTCCAGCGCCCCGACGGCATCGTCATGATGGACTTCCACCGCTGCATCGGCTGCCGCTACTGCATGGCCGGTTGCCCCTATGGCGCGCGCAGCTTCAACTTCCAGGACCCGCGACCGTTTATCAAGAGCTTCAATCCGCTCTTCCCCACCCGGATGCGCGGCGTCGTGGAAAAATGCAACTTCTGCGCCGAGCGCCTGGCCATCGGCAAGCTGCCCGTGTGCGTGGAAGCGGCCGAGGGCGCCCTGGTCTTCGGCGACCTGTCCGACGAGCAGTCCGACATCCGCAAGGCGCTGCGCGAACATTTCGCCATCCGCCGCAAACCGGACGCCGGCACCTCGCCGAGCGTGTATTACATCCTGTGAGGTAAGCCATGCTGGAAAAAGCGCT
It contains:
- the dsrJ gene encoding sulfate reduction electron transfer complex DsrMKJOP subunit DsrJ, producing MYNAKYIIPGIIFFLALAFAPVVYNMGHKFEVTPELPKDQKDCVLPTQEMRDKHMQLLNEWRNEAVRDGNRIFVNAKGQKYVKSLTNTCMSCHTDKAKFCDRCHDTVGVAPYCWDCHNLTPDQKSPIPPVAQAASGGH
- the dsrO gene encoding sulfate reduction electron transfer complex DsrMKJOP subunit DsrO, yielding MKSNRREFLKLAAVSAMGIGAARLGFLGDAPAFAESVPTAANFEEGLKAKHWGMAIFTAKMTPEMNAKCRKACHTEHNVPDIAGPKEIKWFWGANFEESFPTEHGHYLSEEIEHRQFPLLCNQCETPMCVKVCPTQATFQRPDGIVMMDFHRCIGCRYCMAGCPYGARSFNFQDPRPFIKSFNPLFPTRMRGVVEKCNFCAERLAIGKLPVCVEAAEGALVFGDLSDEQSDIRKALREHFAIRRKPDAGTSPSVYYIL
- the dsrK gene encoding sulfate reduction electron transfer complex DsrMKJOP subunit DsrK, whose protein sequence is MAKYPPPEELIKINYTTPVKSWMDTKTAFKPGNFSYPGKPDILKYLGMPNPREWTPTDDDWKLPPDWQRIVMEKFREKLKKYRSFKIFMDICVRCGACADKCHFFIGGGDPKNMPVLRAELLRSIYRGEFSAAAKVLGKLAGARKLEEDVIKEWFLYFYQCTECRRCSLFCPYGIDTAEITMMARELLHEVGCNINWILEPAANCNRTGNHLGIQPHAYKDMMDFLCDDIEEITGKRIRPNVNKKGCEILFITPSGDIFADPGIYTYMGYLILFEHLGLDVTWSTYASEGGNFGLFTSDKMMKKLNAKMYAEAERLGAKWILGGECGHMWRVINQYMSTMNGPADFLETPVSPITGTKFDAAAGTKMLHIAEFTADLIKHGKLNLDPSRNDNFKTTFHDSCNPARGMGLFEEPRYVLKNVCRYFYEMPENTIREQTFCCGGGAGLNNEEFTETRLRGGLPRGNAVKYVRDRHGVNNLACVCAIDRATLPPLCDYWAPGVGVSGLHELVGNAIILDGEKKRTTDLRQNPLPGMEDEEE